A window from Chitinophagales bacterium encodes these proteins:
- a CDS encoding protein kinase produces the protein MIDLREHKNIDLSEATTLKEEAAYLFKDNISGKNLVAKFIGYYDDKEDEYLLGEFKKLFILSAEPEIGTVYYLATSIIKGVKRNCYVMDYVQGKTIGNLHSENETLSTELVISIIKQLASGLEKAHNYEVSHGDLHEANIIIDNFGYLKVFDFAFWGNKIDFEKNVHFDIKCFNEIIRKLIDKCPKHDVTVTSMILDLCNSIKSFKDLRHHIHLIEKVAFDFNLLDEIGKVIISLIIQEVPFDITLSLCLTEKDIEIPYNPEFEQTEQEKMYMEKENDATGKLRLKYSDQRMARIEEHIQNIFTKRLHQLKQAGLIDWEVWVSNSGQKFLGPYNYNYQIFLTPKLLKWKKTNSIISFLPDVTGTSLTQKLIE, from the coding sequence ATGATAGATTTAAGAGAACATAAAAATATAGACTTGAGCGAAGCTACTACTTTAAAAGAAGAAGCTGCATATTTATTTAAAGATAATATTTCTGGCAAAAACCTTGTAGCAAAGTTCATTGGATATTATGACGACAAAGAAGATGAATACCTATTAGGTGAGTTTAAAAAGCTGTTCATACTGTCAGCAGAACCTGAAATTGGGACAGTTTACTATTTGGCTACATCTATCATTAAAGGGGTGAAAAGAAATTGCTATGTAATGGACTATGTTCAAGGCAAAACAATAGGTAACTTGCATAGCGAAAATGAAACACTATCCACAGAATTAGTGATTAGTATTATTAAGCAACTCGCCTCAGGTTTAGAAAAAGCACACAACTATGAAGTATCTCACGGGGATTTGCATGAAGCAAATATCATAATTGACAACTTTGGCTATCTAAAAGTATTTGATTTTGCGTTTTGGGGGAATAAAATTGACTTTGAGAAAAATGTCCATTTCGACATAAAATGCTTCAATGAGATAATTAGAAAGTTGATTGATAAATGTCCTAAACATGATGTAACAGTTACAAGTATGATTTTGGATTTATGTAACTCAATAAAATCATTTAAAGACCTAAGACATCATATTCACTTAATTGAGAAAGTTGCATTTGATTTTAATCTTCTTGACGAAATAGGTAAAGTAATTATTTCACTAATAATACAAGAAGTGCCATTTGATATTACCCTTTCACTTTGCCTGACAGAGAAGGATATTGAAATTCCTTACAATCCTGAATTTGAACAAACCGAACAAGAAAAAATGTATATGGAGAAAGAAAATGATGCAACAGGAAAGCTAAGACTTAAATACTCTGACCAAAGAATGGCAAGAATAGAAGAACACATACAAAACATATTCACTAAAAGATTGCATCAACTAAAACAAGCTGGACTTATTGACTGGGAGGTTTGGGTTTCAAATTCAGGTCAAAAATTTTTAGGACCATACAATTACAACTATCAAATTTTCCTAACACCTAAGCTACTTAAATGGAAAAAAACAAACTCAATAATTAGCTTTTTGCCTGACGTTACTGGGACAAGTTTGACACAAAAATTGATTGAGTAG